The following are encoded together in the Brassica napus cultivar Da-Ae chromosome A9, Da-Ae, whole genome shotgun sequence genome:
- the LOC106435820 gene encoding S-protein homolog 21: protein MKNISIFLFVFTLCMIDNAYGANLLKGEKTTLYFRNGLSYKKWLKVHCKSGNDDMGVHYLKPGASDYTFSFHDNVLGGTLIWCTLSKGPDYKVSSRFDAYKQNKDKPHGKSYNYLAKDDGIYHSNLVEFKLHKKFDWK from the coding sequence atgaaaaatatttcaatctttctatttgtttttacactTTGCATGATCGACAATGCATATGGTGCCAATTTATTGAAAGGGGAGAAGACAACACTATATTTCAGGAACGGCCTTAGTTACAAGAAATGGCTCAAGGTACATTGTAAATCAGGGAACGACGATATGGGTGTCCACTATCTGAAACCTGGTGCAAGCGATTACACATTCAGTTTCCACGACAACGTTTTGGGGGGTACGCTTATCTGGTGTACCCTGAGCAAAGGACCTGATTATAAGGTCTCTTCTAGGTTTGACGCCTATAAACAGAACAAGGATAAGCCTCACGGAAAGTCATATAACTATCTTGCTAAAGATGATGGCATCTATCACAGTAATCTTGTGGAATTTAAACTTCACAAGAAGTTTGACTGGAAATAG
- the LOC106413638 gene encoding berberine bridge enzyme-like 2, with protein MSYIYTTEQHQQQFIQSTNMKLLCLTFVFLVSTILTAATPPDATVYQNFLQCFTTQTRALPNTLADVVFPQTAAGYTPALRNYIRNARFNTTASPKPAIVIVARSEAHVQAAVVCTKTLKFQLKTRSGGHDYEGVSYVSNLPFFLLDMSSFRDITVEGETAWIGAGVTLGEVYYRIWEKTKTHGFPAGVCPTVGAGGHISGGGYGNMIRKYGLSVDYVTDAKIVDVNGRVLDRKGMGEDLFWAINGGGGASFGVILGFKITLVPVPETVTVFRVQKNLDENAVEMVHKWQFVAPKTDPGLFMRVLLQPVTRNKVETVRASVLALFLGKSSEVLSLLNKDFPELGLKQENCTELTWIQSVLWWDNHDNATLVKPEVLLERNLDTASYGKRKSDFVEKEITKEGLDYLMKKMIEVGKIGLVFNPYGGKVSEVATTKTPFPHRTKLYKVQHSMNWKDPGPEAETSFLEKAKSFYSYMAPFVTKNPRHTYLNYRDLDIGVNSHGPNAYREGEVYGRKYFGENFDRLVKVKSTVDPENFFRDEQSVPTLPSKPANTPAKPAL; from the coding sequence ATGTCCTATATATACACCACAGAACAACACCAACAACAATTCATTCAATCAACAAACATGAAGCTCCTTTGTTTGACTTTTGTCTTCTTGGTCTCCACGATTCTCACCGCAGCAACTCCTCCAGACGCAACAGTCTACCAAAACTTCCTCCAATGCTTCACAACCCAAACGCGCGCTCTTCCCAACACCTTAGCCGATGTCGTTTTCCCGCAAACCGCAGCCGGTTACACCCCCGCCCTACGCAACTACATCCGAAACGCGCGTTTCAACACCACCGCGTCTCCTAAACCCGCGATCGTGATCGTCGCGCGTTCCGAGGCCCACGTCCAAGCAGCCGTAGTCTGCACCAAAACGCTAAAATTCCAGCTGAAAACTCGTAGCGGCGGGCACGACTACGAAGGCGTCTCGTACGTATCCAACCTCCCCTTCTTCCTCCTCGACATGTCGAGCTTCCGCGACATCACCGTCGAGGGAGAAACCGCCTGGATCGGAGCCGGCGTCACGCTCGGTGAAGTCTACTACCGTATATGGGAAAAAACCAAAACGCACGGCTTCCCCGCGGGTGTCTGTCCCACCGTCGGTGCAGGAGGGCACATTAGCGGCGGCGGGTACGGAAACATGATCAGAAAGTACGGACTCTCCGTTGACTACGTCACCGACGCGAAGATCGTGGACGTTAACGGACGCGTTCTTGACCGTAAAGGAATGGGAGAAGATCTCTTTTGGGCGATTAACGGCGGGGGCGGGGCGAGTTTCGGCGTGATCTTGGGTTTCAAGATCACGCTTGTCCCCGTCCCCGAGACCGTTACGGTCTTCAGAGTTCAGAAGAACTTAGACGAGAACGCGGTCGAGATGGTGCATAAATGGCAGTTCGTTGCTCCGAAAACTGATCCTGGTCTCTTCATGAGGGTGTTGTTACAGCCCGTGACAAGAAACAAGGTCGAGACTGTTCGCGCCTCGGTCTTGGCCTTGTTTCTCGGCAAGTCGAGCGAGGTTTTGTCTCTACTAAACAAAGACTTCCCCGAGCTTGGTTTAAAGCAAGAGAACTGCACGGAGCTCACGTGGATTCAGTCCGTGCTGTGGTGGGACAACCACGACAACGCTACGCTGGTTAAACCCGAGGTACTGCTCGAACGTAACTTGGACACGGCGTCTTACGGGAAGAGGAAGTCAGACTTCGTGGAGAAGGAGATTACTAAAGAAGGGTTAGATTacttgatgaagaagatgattgaAGTTGGGAAGATAGGGTTGGTGTTTAACCCTTACGGTGGGAAGGTGAGCGAGGTGGCTACGACGAAGACTCCTTTCCCGCATAGGACCAAGCTTTACAAGGTGCAGCACTCGATGAACTGGAAAGACCCGGGGCCTGAAGCTGAGACCAGTTTCTTGGAGAAGGCGAAAAGCTTTTATAGCTACATGGCTCCTTTTGTGACTAAGAACCCTAGACACACGTATTTGAATTACAGGGATTTGGATATTGGAGTTAATAGCCATGGTCCGAATGCTTACAGAGAAGGTGAGGTTTACGGTAGGAAGTATTTTGGAGAGAATTTTGATCGGTTAGTGAAGGTGAAAAGTACTGTGGATCCTGAGAATTTCTTTAGAGATGAACAGAGTGTACCTACCTTGCCTAGCAAGCCAGCTAACACGCCCGCTAAACCCGCTCTATAA
- the BNAA09G47600D gene encoding uncharacterized protein BNAA09G47600D translates to MLQFTKDHHHRKNTKSQKMTLFKRPCMYSKVHKEDPEEVLHQRAKFLIYKTLQQVDLVSRRSSPSSSFLRMKLLRLKVEIGKSLTKLRQSVVSAVSFGGIRKHSQSGVRALKKMFHGGATKGLPRPIFSLEV, encoded by the coding sequence ATGCTTCAATTCACAAAAGATCATCATCATCGGAAAAACACTAAAAGCCAGAAAATGACCCTCTTTAAAAGGCCATGCATGTACTCAAAGGTGCACAAGGAAGATCCAGAAGAGGTGTTGCACCAACGAGCCAAGTTCTTGATTTACAAAACGCTTCAACAAGTGGACTTGGTTTCTCGGCGTTCTTCTCCTTCCTCGTCGTTTCTACGGATGAAGCTTTTAAGGTTGAAGGTAGAGATCGGAAAGAGTTTGACTAAGCTGCGACAGAGCGTAGTATCCGCCGTAAGTTTTGGTGGAATTCGAAAGCATTCTCAAAGCGGCGTGAGAGCCTTGAAGAAGATGTTCCACGGTGGTGCAACAAAAGGACTACCTAGGCCTATTTTCAGTCTTGAAGTttga
- the LOC106411950 gene encoding alpha-ketoglutarate-dependent dioxygenase alkB: protein MYESANVSDDADRTAFRRAEKNYKLYYEQDSKFSRKKKLPKPVDLSSVLDFNSISQDFNKTGALPDGIRVAEADSQVFCIENRPGFYFIPNALSLEEQCKWIKESLMTFPQPPNRTNHNAIYGPVADLFDSAKTNKVLVQEDTNIWKFCDGEEAIAKVKQRSCKSVSASVLLRKLRWSTLGLQFDWSKRNYDVSLPHNNIPDALYQLAKTHAAIAMPSGEEFRPEGAIVNYFGLGDTLGGHLDDMEADWSKPIVSMSLGCKAIFLLGGKSKEDPPHAMYLRSGDVVLMAGEARECFHGVPRIFIDEENADIGALESELSHESGHSFAEYIKTSRININIRQVF from the exons ATGTACGAATCGGCGAACGTCTCTGACGACGCAGATCGTACGGCTTTCCGGAGAGCAGAGAAAAATTACAAGCTTTACTACGAACAAGACTCAAAGTTCTCGAGAAA GAAGAAGCTACCTAAACCGGTTGATTTGTCATCGGTTCTCGATTTCAATTCAATTTCACAAGATTTCAACAAGACCGGTGCTTTACCCGACGGAATTAGGGTTGCAGAAGCTGATTCCCAGGTGTTCTGCATCGAGAATCGTCCCG ggttttacTTTATCCCTAATGCGTTGAGCTTGGAGGAGCAGTGCAAATGGATCAAAGAGAGCTTGATGACTTTCCCTCAGCCTCCGAATAGGACAAACCACAATGCTATTTATGGTCCGGTTGCTGATTTGTTTGATTCAGCTAAAACAAACAAGGTGTTAGTTCAGGAGGATACTAATATATGGAAGTTTTGTGATGGTGAAGAAGCTATTGCTAAAGTTAAACAACGAAGTTGCAAGTCAGTTTCAGCTTCGGTTCTGTTAAGGAAGCTTCGTTGGAGCACTCTCGGTCTACAGTTTGATTGGTCCAAG CGCAACTATGATGTTTCTCTGCCTCATAACAACATCCCTGATGCACTTTATCAACTAGCTAAGACACATGCCGCCATTGCGATGCCTTCAGGGGAGGAGTTCCGTCCAGAGGGTGCAATCGTAAACTACTTTGGCTTAG GTGATACCCTTGGAGGTCACCTTGATGACATGGAAGCTGACTGGAGTAAACCCATAGTAAGCATGAG CCTGGGATGTAAAGCTATTTTCCTCTTAGGAGGAAAATCAAAAGAGGATCCTCCACATGCTATGTATCTCAGAAGTGGAGATGTTGTACTAATGGCTGGAGAAGCCAGGGAATGCTTTCACG GCGTGCCCCGTATCTTCATTGACGAAGAGAATGCAGATATTGGCGCACTTGAATCAGAATTGTCCCATGAAAGTGGACATTCTTTCGCAGAGTACATCAAAACTTCGAGAATCAACATAAACATCAGGCAAGTTTTCTAA
- the LOC106415451 gene encoding polyadenylate-binding protein RBP45B isoform X1 → MMQPPPPGGLLPHHVPPPSAQPHYGYQQPPPYAMPGAGPPQMWNPQAAPPSQPMTADEIRTLWIGDLQFWMDENFLYGCFAHTGEVLSVKVIRNKQTSQVEGYGFIEFLSHAAAERALQTYNNTPIPGLPDHLFRLNWASLGTGDKRDDSPDYTIFVGDLAADVTDYVLLETFRASYPSVKGAKVVIDRATGRSKGYGFVRFSDESEQIRAMSEMNGVPCSSRPMRIGPAASKKGVSGQRDSYQSAASGVPTDNDPNNTTVFVGGLDPTITDDHLKNVFSQYGEIVHVKIPAGKRCGFVQFSEKSCAEEAIRNLNGMQLGGTTVRLSWGRSPSSKQAADPSQYYYGGYGQGQEHYGYSMPQDPNAYYGGYPGGYQQPPQVGQQPPQQQQVGFSY, encoded by the exons ATGATGCAGCCCCCACCACCCGGAGGTCTCCTTCCGCACCACGTTCCTCCTCCGTCTGCTCAACCGCACTACGGTTACCAGCAACCTCCTCCTTACGCCATGCCTGGAGCTGGTCCACCACAGATGTGGAATCCACAAGCAGCCCCACCAAGCCAGCCTATGACCGCCGACGAGATCCGTACTCTTTGGATCGGTGACTTGCAGTTCTGGATGGATGAGAATTTCCTCTACGGATGTTTTGCTCACACCGGAGAG GTTCTTTCTGTTAAAGTCATCCGCAACAAGCAGACCTCTCAGGTTGAAGGTTACGGTTTTATCGAGTTCCTATCTCACGCTGCTGCTGAACGAGCTTTACAAACATACAACAACACTCCCATCCCTGGCCTTCCTGACCACCTCTTCAGATTGAACTGGGCCTCGTTGGGCACAGGAGATAAACGTGACGATTCGCCTGATTACACTATCTTCGTTGGTGATCTCGCTGCTGATGTCACTGACTACGTCTTGCTAGAGACGTTCAGAGCCTCGTATCCTTCGGTTAAAGGTGCGAAGGTTGTTATCGACAGAGCCACTGGGCGATCGAAGGGATACGGCTTCGTTAGGTTTTCTGATGAGAGTGAGCAGATTCGTGCCATGAGCGAGATGAACGGTGTTCCTTGTTCGAGTAGGCCTATGAGGATTGGGCCAGCTGCTAGCAAAAAAGGTGTGTCTGGTCAAAGAG ATTCATACCAGAGTGCTGCTTCAGGGGTTCCAACTGATAATGATCCAAATAACACCACT GTTTTTGTTGGTGGATTAGATCCCACTATCACGGATGATCATCTGAAGAATGTCTTTAGCCAATATGGCGAGATTGTCCATGTGAAAATACCTGCCGGAAAGCGCTGTGGATTCGTACAATTTTCTGAGAA AAGCTGTGCAGAGGAAGCAATTCGAAATTTGAATGGGATGCAGTTGGGTGGAACAACCGTCAGGCTATCATGGGGACGAAGTCCTTCATCTAAACAG GCGGCTGATCCGAGTCAGTATTATTACGGCGGGTATGGACAAGGACAGGAGCATTATGGGTATTCAATGCCGCAAGATCCTAATGCGTATTACGGAGGCTACCCTGGTGGGTATCAGCAGCCACCACAGGTGGGGCAGCAACCTCCACAGCAGCAACAAGTCGGGTTCAGCTACTAG
- the LOC106412553 gene encoding uncharacterized protein LOC106412553 isoform X1 yields MDASVIKGVEGLELNGSDAAIRKSSSIRRIAVEGYDISSRKDVVEEGLRKHLASRGIKLIHAFAHELDFNRTILCRCGLIYVNEEDEEKALTCDGSDMGGSILRVTAYPFDSNRLDHFFATPEAQDKYRQRVLNVTGFDTCLAEDKVEEMARSVFPGSYCSVLGEVVFVHLRGKDAIEKALKLSGRSAGGFNLVVNAVLPLRKDGGGGVSLARRLAMAEKDEAARLAEAARLAKGKRTKAARLAKAETAKAARLAMAEKDKAILSEGNQKSIMTTD; encoded by the exons AAGGATTGCGGTTGAGGGATACGATATCTCCTCTCGTAAGGATGTTGTTGAAGAGGGCCTGAGAAAACACTTGGCATCACGTGGAATAAAGCTAATACATGCTTTTGCTCACGAACTCGACTTCAATCGTACCATTCTCTGCAG ATGCGGATTAATCTATGTtaacgaagaagatgaagaaaaggCGTTGACGTGTGATGGAAGTGACATGGGAGGAAGTATTTTACGAGTTACGGCTTACCCTTTTGACAGCAATCGCCTTGACCATTTCTTTGCTACTCCCGAAGCACAAGACAAATACCGACAGCGCgt GTTGAATGTTACAGGATTTGATACTTGCCTTGCTGAGGATAAGGTCGAGGAGATGGCACGTTCGGTTTTCCCTGGATCCTATTGTTCTGTTTTGGGGGAAGTGGTTTTCGTTCATCTCCGTGGAAAAGATGCTATTGAAAAGGCTCTGAAACTTAGCGGACGTTCTGCGGGAGGCTTTAATCTTGTTGTTAATGCTGTCCTCCCACTAAGAAAGGATGGCGGCGGTGGCGTCTCTCTCGCAC gTAGGTTGGCTATGGCTGAGAAAGATGAAGCAGCTAGGTTGGCTGAAGCAGCTAGGTTGGCTAAGGGTAAGAGAACTAAAGCAGCTAGGTTGGCTAAGGCTGAGACAGCTAAAGCAGCTAGGTTGGCTATGGCTGAGAAAGATAAAGCAATTCTATCTGAGGGAAATCAGAAGTCGATCATGACTACCGACtag
- the LOC106414307 gene encoding protein DETOXIFICATION 36-like: MGSEVVSAVENMQQPLLEPSKSDLDFRMESVLTDPHLPYYRRVYLAALIEIKFLFHLAAPAIFVYVINNGMSMLTRIFAGRMGSMQLAAASLGNSGFNMFTFGLMLGMGSAVETLCGQAHGAQRYDMLGVYLQRSTVVLLLTGLPVTLLFIFSTPLLTLLGEPADVASTASIFIYGMIPMIFAYAVNFPIQKFLQSQSIVTPSAYISAATLVLHLLLSWLAVFKLGWGLLGLSAIHSLSWWIIVIAQIMYIKMSPRCRPTWAGFSWKAFDGLWDFFRLSAASAVMLCLEAWYAQILVLLAGLLKNPELALDALAICMAISAISFMVSVGFNAAASVRVSNELGAGHPRSAAFSTVVTTGVSFILALFEAVVILSWRQVISYVFTDSPAVAEAVAELSPYLAITIVLNGIQPVLSGVAVGCGWQAFVAYVNIGCYYIVGIPIGYVLGFTYDMGAKGIWTGMIGGTLMQTIILLIVTIRTDWDKEVETASRRLDQWEDSQAPLLKQ, translated from the exons ATGGGTTCGGAAGTCGTATCCGCCGTGGAAAACATGCAGCAACCTTTACTTGAGCCATCAAAATCGGATCTCGACTTCAGGATGGAGAGTGTGTTAACAGACCCTCACTTGCCTTATTACCGGCGAGTTTACTTGGCGGCGTTGATAGAGATCAAGTTTCTATTCCACCTTGCAGCTCCGGCTATCTTCGTCTACGTGATCAACAATGGCATGTCCATGCTCACTCGTATCTTCGCTGGTCGAATGGGAAGTATGCAACTCGCCGCAGCTTCTCTAGGAAACAGCGGTTTCAACATGTTCACCTTTGGTCTCATG CTTGGAATGGGAAGTGCAGTGGAGACACTATGTGGGCAAGCCCACGGGGCTCAGAGATACGACATGCTCGGCGTCTACTTACAAAGATCCACCGTGGTTTTACTCCTCACCGGACTTCCAGTGACATTACTCTTCATCTTCTCTACACCTCTCCTTACTTTACTCGGCGAGCCAGCTGACGTGGCATCAACGGCTTCCATCTTTATCTACGGTATGATCCCTATGATCTTCGCTTACGCCGTTAACTTCCCTATACAAAAGTTCCTCCAGTCACAGAGCATCGTTACGCCTAGCGCTTACATCTCAGCAGCCACCCTCGTCCTCCACCTGCTCCTCTCATGGCTCGCTGTCTTCAAGCTTGGATGGGGTTTACTTGGTCTCTCCGCGATCCACAGTCTCTCATGGTGGATCATTGTCATTGCTCAGATCATGTATATCAAGATGAGCCCTAGGTGTCGCCCGACTTGGGCAGGGTTTAGCTGGAAAGCTTTCGACGGTCTATGGGACTTTTTCCGGTTATCTGCGGCTTCGGCGGTCATGCTCTGCCTTGAGGCTTGGTATGCTCAGATTCTTGTTCTCCTTGCCGGACTTCTCAAAAACCCTGAACTTGCTTTGGATGCCCTAGCTATATG CATGGCAATTTCTGCAATCTCGTTCATGGTCTCCGTTGGATTCAACGCAGCTGCAAG TGTGAGAGTTAGTAACGAATTGGGCGCTGGACATCCCAGATCAGCGGCATTTTCAACTGTAGTAACTACAGGAGTATCGTTTATACTGGCATTGTTTGAAGCTGTAGTGATCCTCTCGTGGCGGCAAGTCATCAGCTACGTTTTTACAGACAGTCCAGCGGTTGCCGAAGCCGTAGCCGAACTCTCTCCTTATTTGGCCATTACCATAGTTCTTAACGGAATTCAACCAGTTTTATCCG GTGTGGCCGTTGGATGTGGGTGGCAAGCATTTGTGGCATACGTGAACATAGGATGTTATTACATTGTGGGGATTCCAATTGGTTATGTTCTTGGTTTCACCTATGATATGGGAGCTAAG GGAATATGGACAGGAATGATTGGGGGCACACTCATGCAGACTATTATCTTGCTTATCGTCACTATCCGAACTGATTGGGATAAAGAG GTGGAGACGGCTTCGAGACGATTAGACCAGTGGGAAGACTCTCAAGCGCCGCTTCTTAAGCagtaa
- the LOC106415451 gene encoding polyadenylate-binding protein RBP45B isoform X2, which translates to MMQPPPPGGLLPHHVPPPSAQPHYGYQQPPPYAMPGAGPPQMWNPQAAPPSQPMTADEIRTLWIGDLQFWMDENFLYGCFAHTGEVLSVKVIRNKQTSQVEGYGFIEFLSHAAAERALQTYNNTPIPGLPDHLFRLNWASLGTGDKRDDSPDYTIFVGDLAADVTDYVLLETFRASYPSVKGAKVVIDRATGRSKGYGFVRFSDESEQIRAMSEMNGVPCSSRPMRIGPAASKKDSYQSAASGVPTDNDPNNTTVFVGGLDPTITDDHLKNVFSQYGEIVHVKIPAGKRCGFVQFSEKSCAEEAIRNLNGMQLGGTTVRLSWGRSPSSKQAADPSQYYYGGYGQGQEHYGYSMPQDPNAYYGGYPGGYQQPPQVGQQPPQQQQVGFSY; encoded by the exons ATGATGCAGCCCCCACCACCCGGAGGTCTCCTTCCGCACCACGTTCCTCCTCCGTCTGCTCAACCGCACTACGGTTACCAGCAACCTCCTCCTTACGCCATGCCTGGAGCTGGTCCACCACAGATGTGGAATCCACAAGCAGCCCCACCAAGCCAGCCTATGACCGCCGACGAGATCCGTACTCTTTGGATCGGTGACTTGCAGTTCTGGATGGATGAGAATTTCCTCTACGGATGTTTTGCTCACACCGGAGAG GTTCTTTCTGTTAAAGTCATCCGCAACAAGCAGACCTCTCAGGTTGAAGGTTACGGTTTTATCGAGTTCCTATCTCACGCTGCTGCTGAACGAGCTTTACAAACATACAACAACACTCCCATCCCTGGCCTTCCTGACCACCTCTTCAGATTGAACTGGGCCTCGTTGGGCACAGGAGATAAACGTGACGATTCGCCTGATTACACTATCTTCGTTGGTGATCTCGCTGCTGATGTCACTGACTACGTCTTGCTAGAGACGTTCAGAGCCTCGTATCCTTCGGTTAAAGGTGCGAAGGTTGTTATCGACAGAGCCACTGGGCGATCGAAGGGATACGGCTTCGTTAGGTTTTCTGATGAGAGTGAGCAGATTCGTGCCATGAGCGAGATGAACGGTGTTCCTTGTTCGAGTAGGCCTATGAGGATTGGGCCAGCTGCTAGCAAAAAAG ATTCATACCAGAGTGCTGCTTCAGGGGTTCCAACTGATAATGATCCAAATAACACCACT GTTTTTGTTGGTGGATTAGATCCCACTATCACGGATGATCATCTGAAGAATGTCTTTAGCCAATATGGCGAGATTGTCCATGTGAAAATACCTGCCGGAAAGCGCTGTGGATTCGTACAATTTTCTGAGAA AAGCTGTGCAGAGGAAGCAATTCGAAATTTGAATGGGATGCAGTTGGGTGGAACAACCGTCAGGCTATCATGGGGACGAAGTCCTTCATCTAAACAG GCGGCTGATCCGAGTCAGTATTATTACGGCGGGTATGGACAAGGACAGGAGCATTATGGGTATTCAATGCCGCAAGATCCTAATGCGTATTACGGAGGCTACCCTGGTGGGTATCAGCAGCCACCACAGGTGGGGCAGCAACCTCCACAGCAGCAACAAGTCGGGTTCAGCTACTAG
- the LOC106412553 gene encoding uncharacterized protein LOC106412553 isoform X2, with protein sequence MDASVIKGVEGLELNGSDAAIRKSSIRRIAVEGYDISSRKDVVEEGLRKHLASRGIKLIHAFAHELDFNRTILCRCGLIYVNEEDEEKALTCDGSDMGGSILRVTAYPFDSNRLDHFFATPEAQDKYRQRVLNVTGFDTCLAEDKVEEMARSVFPGSYCSVLGEVVFVHLRGKDAIEKALKLSGRSAGGFNLVVNAVLPLRKDGGGGVSLARRLAMAEKDEAARLAEAARLAKGKRTKAARLAKAETAKAARLAMAEKDKAILSEGNQKSIMTTD encoded by the exons AAGGATTGCGGTTGAGGGATACGATATCTCCTCTCGTAAGGATGTTGTTGAAGAGGGCCTGAGAAAACACTTGGCATCACGTGGAATAAAGCTAATACATGCTTTTGCTCACGAACTCGACTTCAATCGTACCATTCTCTGCAG ATGCGGATTAATCTATGTtaacgaagaagatgaagaaaaggCGTTGACGTGTGATGGAAGTGACATGGGAGGAAGTATTTTACGAGTTACGGCTTACCCTTTTGACAGCAATCGCCTTGACCATTTCTTTGCTACTCCCGAAGCACAAGACAAATACCGACAGCGCgt GTTGAATGTTACAGGATTTGATACTTGCCTTGCTGAGGATAAGGTCGAGGAGATGGCACGTTCGGTTTTCCCTGGATCCTATTGTTCTGTTTTGGGGGAAGTGGTTTTCGTTCATCTCCGTGGAAAAGATGCTATTGAAAAGGCTCTGAAACTTAGCGGACGTTCTGCGGGAGGCTTTAATCTTGTTGTTAATGCTGTCCTCCCACTAAGAAAGGATGGCGGCGGTGGCGTCTCTCTCGCAC gTAGGTTGGCTATGGCTGAGAAAGATGAAGCAGCTAGGTTGGCTGAAGCAGCTAGGTTGGCTAAGGGTAAGAGAACTAAAGCAGCTAGGTTGGCTAAGGCTGAGACAGCTAAAGCAGCTAGGTTGGCTATGGCTGAGAAAGATAAAGCAATTCTATCTGAGGGAAATCAGAAGTCGATCATGACTACCGACtag
- the LOC106435816 gene encoding ATP-dependent Clp protease proteolytic subunit 6, chloroplastic, translating into MAGLTISPPLGLSFSSQTRNAKPTSYLSHNQRNLTSRIVSALPSPYGDSLKAGLSSNVSTKIGNKDHHSIDQRFGVIEAKKGNPPVMPSVMTPGGPLDLSSVLFRNRIIFIGQPINAQVAQRVISQLVTLASIDDKSDILIYLNCPGGSTYSVLAIYDCMSWIKPKVGTVAFGVAASQGALLLAGGEKGMRYAMPNTRVMIHQPQTGCGGHVEDVRRQVNEAIEARQKIDRMYAAFTGQPLETVQQYTERDRFLSASEALEFGLIDGLLETEY; encoded by the exons ATGGCGGGTTTGACGATTTCACCTCCTCTCGGTCTTTCCTTCTCTTCTCAAACTAGAAACGCTAAACCCACTTCGTATCTATCTCACAATCAAAG AAATCTAACAAGTCGTATAGTTTCTGCGCTTCCAAGTCCGTATGGCGATTCATTGAAAGCTG GACTTTCGAGTAATGTCTCTACAAAGATTGGCAACAAGGATCATCATAGCATTGATCAAAG ATTTGGAGTGATAGAGGCTAAGAAAGGAAACCCACCTGTAATGCCATCAGTGATGACCCCTGGAGGACCTTTGGACCTTTCTTCAGTGTTATTCCGCAACCGCATAATCTTCATCGGACAACCCATCAACGCACAAGTAGCTCAGCGTGTCATATCTCAGCTTGTAACCCTCGCTTCTATTGATGATAAATCCGACATCTTG ATATACTTGAATTGCCCTGGAGGCAGCACCTACTCAGTGTTAGCGATCTATGACTGTATGTCTTGG ATAAAGCCTAAGGTTGGAACAGTAGCGTTTGGAGTAGCAGCGAGTCAAGGAGCACTTCTTCTTGCTGGAGGTGAGAAAGGGATGCGCTATGCAATGCCTAACACTCGTGTCATGATCCATCAACCTCAAACTGGATGCGGA GGACATGTGGAGGATGTGAGGAGACAGGTGAATGAAGCCATTGAAGCCAGACAA AAAATTGACAGGATGTATGCAGCCTTCACTGGACAACCTCTTGAGACAGTGCAGCAGTACACTGAAAGAGATCGTTTCTTATCCGCTTCTGAG gcgCTTGAGTTTGGGCTTATCGATGGTCTACTGGAAACAGAATACTGA